One region of Duncaniella freteri genomic DNA includes:
- the sprA gene encoding cell surface protein SprA has protein sequence MVAFHSYGTIPNPDRQRTSSPFSPPACIVTGEQSVNEADSIMMPFPVQQTVPQRYEDIMESEFAADLANPSNLKTYAEYDPDLGCYVIRTRIGETDVTTPFYLTPEQYNEWQNRLSMRNYFRMRNTESVTSPAKEPFNILDMNFALGPLEKIFGPGGVRLRTQGSVNLSMGVKSNKTDNLALSLNSRRKTYFDFDQKIQATIQATVGDRMKFNMTYNTDATFDFDSKNIKLAYEGKEDDIVKSIEAGNVSMTTGSSLIRGSTALFGIKTRLQFGKLTATALVSQQNSESKSVSSKGGSQTTDFKIRADDYDQNRHFFLGQYFHDNYDSFASRLPFVSSGINITRIEVWITNKNSRFDQSRNFVAFTDLGENRVLSSHHWIPDMAVPVPSNNSNNLLSTIKTEYPDARNINSVTQALSPLAAFGIEGGKDYEKVESARLLSSSEYTLNSTLGYISLNNALNSDEVLGVAYEYTYNGHTYQVGEFSADITTTDQSLYLKMLRSTTIDPKLPIWKLMMKNVYSLGAYQVQRQNFRFDIKYLSDTTGIEINYLPAPSISKVPLLQVMGLDRMDSNQASNPDGFFDFIDGYTILASQGKVIFPVVEPFGSNLAEKINDPVLADKYIYQELYDSTLVVAKQFASKNKFILTGSYQASSGSQIRLNAMNVPRGSVIVTAGGIVLNENSDYTVDYAMGIVTITNQSIIDSGQSISVTLENQSLFSTQRKTLLGLDLNYKFSKDFNIGATIMHFSEKSLTEKVNIGDEVVNNTIWGLNTQYNTKFMWLTHLLNKIPTVNASQPSTLSLKAEFARLIPNAQKDGSNKGSSYIDDFESTQIGIDLRSPYAWFLSSTPYDPSSKALFPEAALSNNVDYGKNRALLNWYYIDRMFTERNSSLCPGYIKSDPKQLNNPYVREVTSHEIFPGRQLTYGESNIIQTLNLSFYPSERGPYNLDATNIDANGNLLNPEKRWGGIMRRMDNTNFDASNIEYVQFWMLSPFLDPDNDNLSGGDLYINFGEISEDILKDGLKSYENGIPVNGDEQFMEETNWGRVSTQNSLTYAFDNNTYSRAIQDVGLDGLKNEDEFTFHSYEKYLQELRTRLDPSTIEDMKQDPFSPFNDPAGDNYHFFRGYDYDEQRIGVLERYKRYNGVEGNSLSPDEAPDPLYQSSRALPDVEDINQDNTLNEYERYFQYHISIRPEDLEVGKNYITDKQVSTVVNHDGSTQEVVWYQFKIPLSDYEKAIGNISDFSTIRFARMFMTGFKSTTHLRFATLELVKGEWRPYDFNLNNRGDAPADGKLDVSVVNIEENSERQPVNYVLPPGVNRITDPGQSQIVQLNEQSLSLKVEGLQAGDARGIYKNTMLDLRNYKRMQMWIHAEKLIDDLTNLRNGEMSVFIRLGTDVKANYYEYEIPLELTPPGHYSDDSPSDRSTVWPRANYMDFDLQTLVNLKKERNRAKNENEPGVGFAIAYTSRDPENERNRISVMGNPSLSDIRVMLIGVRNNAPVIKDGTVWINELKVTEFNNSGGWAAKGNINLGVSDIATLNMGAHIETAGFGSVDQPLNARRMDDYEQYNFAMQVDAGRFLPDKVKLRAPIYYSVTKEKTTPKYNPLDQDVKLDDAIDACVTKSQKDSILDYAIERSTIKSFAISGLKFDIKSKNPMPWDPANFLFNFSFNKQTKNDPTIEYEYTNDYRGSLQYSYSPYAKGVKPLSFINSKSKHLKFFKDWEFNYIPTNISFLTNISRYYYEMQTRSETDVDFKLPVSVSKNFIWDRRFSLTWNFTKSLSVNFNSNTSARIEETMGAVNRKLFKDKYQEWKDTVIQSLLHLGTPWSYNQSFVVNYRAPFNRIPALDWLTGNISYNAIYRWDRGAEVDGISMGNSIANQAVWNADGRINFENIYRKWTFTKAVDQRFQTKQSRIVARKPKKYERTFALNPDTTITIRHNLRNKKLKVSATTLDGKPFKVTHRVIDANNIAILTRGNQNLKISIQEAPMEQKGVWRELAEYGTRLLMSPRSASFRFRNTRSLSIPLYRPDIGNALGQTRSYGPMAPGLDFAFGFTGENFINKALNRGWLITDDGQTSPANFANTHELNIELTLEPIKGLRILLTTNRTDNRTHSVQFMYDGMPTTMAGSYTKTHMAMRTALKRFSASNGYHSETFDKFLSNIPVMARRFEEQYSGLSYPTGGFMQDNINAGNPFNPEVGKVSPTSSDVLIPAFIAAYSGTDPMKQYLTPFPSFSDALPNWRVTYDGLIYIGKMKDIFKSFTLNHAYQCTYSVGSYSSFLNWAAAPGSETLGYTLDELTGKPIPSSPYNISSVAITEKFAPLIGATATLRNDMTISAEYRDARTLTLNSSAGQVVEANQRGVTIGLGYKIIGFNTVLKMKGSGHGISNDLTINGDFSFAETQALIRRIETAYTQATSGTHTININLAANYIMSRRLTIGAFFDHQINTPIVSSTSYPTTNTSFGINLNISIAR, from the coding sequence GTGGTTGCGTTTCATAGTTACGGGACCATTCCCAATCCTGACCGGCAGAGGACCTCCTCGCCGTTCTCTCCTCCGGCATGCATTGTCACAGGGGAACAGTCAGTCAATGAAGCTGACTCGATAATGATGCCATTTCCTGTGCAGCAGACCGTGCCACAACGGTACGAAGACATAATGGAGAGCGAGTTTGCCGCCGATCTCGCCAATCCCTCCAACCTCAAGACCTATGCCGAGTATGATCCGGATCTCGGATGTTACGTGATACGCACACGCATAGGGGAGACAGATGTCACTACGCCGTTTTACCTAACCCCCGAGCAATACAACGAATGGCAGAACCGACTGTCGATGCGCAACTACTTCAGAATGCGCAACACCGAGTCAGTGACCTCTCCAGCCAAAGAACCATTCAATATCCTCGACATGAACTTCGCCCTCGGACCTCTCGAAAAGATATTCGGTCCTGGCGGAGTGAGGCTGCGCACTCAAGGATCGGTCAATCTATCCATGGGTGTCAAATCCAACAAAACCGACAATCTAGCCTTATCACTCAACTCCCGGCGTAAAACCTATTTCGATTTCGACCAAAAGATACAGGCAACCATACAGGCTACAGTAGGCGACCGAATGAAGTTCAATATGACCTACAATACCGATGCGACATTTGACTTTGACTCCAAGAACATAAAACTCGCCTATGAAGGCAAAGAGGACGACATAGTAAAATCCATCGAAGCCGGCAATGTGTCAATGACCACAGGCTCATCGCTCATCCGAGGAAGCACAGCTCTGTTTGGTATAAAAACCAGACTACAGTTCGGCAAACTCACTGCCACTGCTTTAGTATCGCAACAGAACTCCGAATCGAAATCGGTCAGTTCAAAAGGAGGTTCGCAGACCACTGATTTCAAGATAAGAGCGGATGACTACGATCAGAACAGACACTTCTTCTTGGGTCAATATTTCCATGACAACTACGACAGTTTCGCCTCAAGGTTGCCTTTCGTGTCCTCAGGCATCAACATCACGCGCATCGAGGTATGGATCACCAACAAGAACAGCCGATTTGACCAAAGCCGAAACTTCGTGGCATTTACGGACCTCGGGGAAAACCGCGTGCTTTCGAGCCATCATTGGATACCTGACATGGCTGTTCCTGTACCGTCCAACAATTCCAATAACCTCCTGTCAACAATAAAAACAGAATATCCCGATGCGAGAAACATCAATTCAGTGACCCAGGCTCTATCTCCTCTGGCTGCCTTCGGCATCGAAGGAGGCAAGGATTACGAAAAGGTCGAGTCGGCACGTCTTCTCTCCTCTTCGGAATACACTCTAAACTCCACATTAGGCTACATTTCACTTAACAATGCTCTCAACTCCGATGAGGTGTTAGGTGTGGCTTATGAATACACCTACAACGGTCATACCTACCAGGTAGGTGAATTCTCAGCCGACATCACCACCACCGATCAATCACTATACCTCAAGATGCTCAGATCGACCACCATCGATCCCAAGCTTCCTATATGGAAGTTAATGATGAAAAATGTCTACTCTCTCGGAGCATATCAGGTACAACGACAGAATTTCAGATTCGATATAAAATACCTCAGCGACACCACAGGAATCGAAATCAACTATCTCCCAGCACCTTCGATTTCAAAAGTACCTCTCCTACAGGTTATGGGGCTCGACCGCATGGATTCCAACCAGGCATCCAACCCTGACGGATTCTTTGACTTCATAGACGGTTACACCATACTCGCTTCACAAGGAAAAGTGATATTCCCTGTGGTAGAGCCGTTCGGAAGCAATCTTGCCGAAAAAATCAATGATCCGGTACTTGCTGACAAATACATCTACCAGGAACTTTACGACTCCACCCTTGTAGTGGCAAAACAGTTTGCAAGCAAGAATAAATTTATCCTGACAGGAAGTTATCAGGCATCCTCAGGCTCACAGATACGCCTCAATGCCATGAATGTTCCCAGAGGGTCAGTCATAGTCACTGCCGGCGGCATAGTGCTTAATGAGAACAGCGACTATACTGTCGACTATGCCATGGGCATAGTCACCATCACCAATCAAAGCATCATCGACTCCGGACAAAGCATAAGTGTGACCCTCGAAAACCAGTCGCTCTTTTCCACCCAACGCAAGACTCTTCTCGGACTTGACCTGAACTATAAATTCAGCAAGGATTTCAATATCGGAGCCACCATCATGCACTTCTCCGAAAAATCCCTTACTGAAAAAGTTAATATCGGAGACGAGGTTGTCAACAATACAATATGGGGTCTCAACACACAGTATAACACAAAATTCATGTGGCTGACCCACCTGCTCAATAAGATACCTACAGTCAACGCTTCACAGCCATCCACTCTTTCATTAAAGGCTGAATTCGCCCGACTGATACCTAATGCTCAAAAGGACGGTTCAAACAAGGGTTCAAGCTACATTGATGATTTCGAATCGACCCAGATAGGCATAGACCTGAGATCACCTTACGCTTGGTTTCTATCCTCAACACCATATGACCCATCCAGCAAAGCTCTGTTTCCTGAAGCCGCATTGAGCAATAATGTCGACTATGGAAAAAACAGGGCTTTGCTTAACTGGTACTATATTGACAGGATGTTCACCGAACGTAACTCATCACTTTGTCCAGGGTACATAAAAAGCGATCCTAAACAACTTAACAATCCATATGTGCGTGAGGTCACATCACATGAGATCTTTCCAGGAAGACAACTCACCTATGGCGAATCCAACATCATTCAGACGCTCAACCTCTCATTCTACCCCTCAGAACGCGGACCCTACAACCTCGATGCCACCAATATTGACGCAAACGGCAACCTTCTTAATCCCGAAAAACGATGGGGAGGCATAATGCGCAGGATGGACAATACAAACTTCGATGCCTCCAATATAGAATATGTACAGTTCTGGATGCTTTCTCCATTTCTTGATCCGGACAACGACAACCTGTCAGGCGGCGACCTTTATATAAATTTCGGAGAGATATCCGAGGATATATTAAAGGACGGTCTTAAAAGTTATGAAAACGGTATACCAGTCAATGGTGATGAGCAGTTTATGGAGGAAACCAATTGGGGACGCGTCTCCACACAGAACTCCCTGACATATGCATTTGACAACAATACATACTCACGCGCAATTCAGGATGTCGGACTCGACGGACTGAAAAACGAAGATGAGTTCACTTTCCATTCCTACGAAAAATACCTGCAAGAACTGCGCACCCGCCTCGACCCATCAACCATCGAGGATATGAAGCAGGACCCCTTCTCTCCATTCAATGACCCAGCCGGTGACAACTACCACTTCTTCCGCGGATACGACTACGATGAACAACGCATTGGAGTTCTCGAACGATATAAACGTTACAACGGAGTGGAGGGCAACTCTCTTTCTCCCGATGAAGCTCCCGACCCTCTGTATCAGTCGTCACGCGCTCTTCCGGATGTCGAGGACATAAATCAGGACAACACTCTCAACGAATACGAACGATACTTCCAGTACCATATATCCATACGCCCGGAGGACCTTGAGGTAGGCAAAAACTATATCACCGACAAACAGGTGTCTACGGTAGTGAACCATGACGGTTCTACCCAGGAAGTAGTGTGGTATCAGTTCAAGATACCTCTGAGCGACTACGAGAAAGCTATCGGAAACATATCCGACTTCTCCACTATACGTTTCGCCAGAATGTTCATGACCGGATTCAAATCCACCACACATCTTCGATTCGCCACACTCGAACTTGTCAAGGGAGAGTGGAGACCATACGACTTCAATCTTAACAACCGCGGAGACGCTCCTGCCGATGGGAAACTCGATGTGTCAGTGGTCAACATCGAGGAGAATTCCGAACGGCAGCCGGTCAATTATGTGCTGCCTCCAGGTGTCAACCGCATCACCGATCCGGGTCAAAGTCAGATAGTGCAACTCAACGAGCAATCGCTGTCACTGAAAGTGGAGGGACTTCAAGCCGGTGATGCCCGAGGTATATACAAGAACACAATGCTTGATCTGCGTAACTATAAACGTATGCAGATGTGGATACATGCTGAAAAGCTCATAGATGACCTCACAAACCTCCGCAACGGAGAAATGTCGGTATTTATCCGCCTCGGCACAGATGTCAAAGCCAACTACTACGAGTATGAGATACCACTGGAACTAACCCCTCCTGGTCACTACTCCGACGATTCCCCCAGCGACCGTTCAACCGTATGGCCGCGTGCCAACTATATGGATTTTGATCTCCAGACACTTGTAAATCTGAAAAAGGAGCGCAACCGAGCAAAAAACGAGAACGAACCAGGTGTTGGCTTCGCTATAGCTTATACGTCACGTGATCCGGAGAACGAACGCAACCGTATATCTGTGATGGGAAACCCATCGCTAAGCGACATACGGGTGATGCTGATCGGTGTACGCAACAACGCACCTGTAATAAAGGATGGCACCGTATGGATCAATGAGCTCAAAGTCACAGAATTCAATAACTCCGGAGGATGGGCGGCAAAAGGGAACATAAACCTTGGAGTATCCGATATCGCCACTCTCAATATGGGAGCACACATCGAGACAGCCGGCTTCGGCTCCGTTGACCAGCCGCTCAATGCCCGCCGTATGGACGATTACGAACAGTACAACTTTGCCATGCAGGTCGACGCCGGACGCTTCCTCCCTGACAAAGTAAAACTGCGTGCCCCTATATATTACTCCGTCACCAAAGAAAAGACAACCCCAAAATACAATCCGCTCGATCAGGACGTAAAACTTGACGATGCAATCGATGCATGTGTCACAAAAAGCCAAAAAGACTCCATCCTTGACTACGCTATAGAACGCTCCACCATCAAAAGCTTCGCAATCTCCGGGCTCAAATTCGATATCAAAAGCAAGAACCCAATGCCATGGGACCCTGCCAACTTCTTATTCAATTTCTCATTCAATAAGCAGACCAAGAACGACCCGACCATTGAATATGAGTACACCAATGACTATCGAGGCTCCTTACAATACTCATACTCGCCTTATGCCAAAGGGGTCAAGCCATTATCATTTATCAACAGCAAGTCGAAACATCTGAAATTTTTCAAGGACTGGGAATTCAACTATATCCCCACCAACATATCATTCCTCACCAATATATCACGTTACTACTACGAAATGCAGACAAGGTCAGAGACCGATGTCGATTTCAAGTTACCTGTGTCAGTAAGCAAAAACTTTATTTGGGACAGAAGATTTTCACTTACATGGAACTTCACTAAATCTCTCAGCGTCAATTTCAACTCCAACACATCCGCCCGCATCGAAGAGACAATGGGAGCAGTGAACCGTAAACTGTTCAAGGATAAATATCAGGAGTGGAAAGACACTGTGATACAAAGCCTCCTGCATCTCGGCACACCATGGAGCTATAACCAGTCGTTCGTTGTAAATTACCGCGCACCGTTCAACCGTATTCCCGCTCTCGACTGGCTTACAGGCAACATCTCCTACAATGCGATATACCGCTGGGACCGAGGAGCCGAAGTCGACGGTATATCCATGGGCAACTCCATTGCCAACCAGGCCGTCTGGAATGCTGACGGACGCATCAATTTCGAGAACATCTACCGCAAATGGACTTTCACAAAAGCTGTGGACCAACGTTTCCAGACCAAACAATCCAGGATTGTAGCCCGAAAGCCAAAGAAATATGAGCGAACATTCGCCCTCAATCCCGATACGACTATCACTATCAGGCATAATCTCCGCAACAAGAAACTGAAAGTATCAGCCACCACACTTGACGGAAAGCCTTTCAAAGTGACACATCGAGTGATAGATGCCAACAATATCGCAATACTCACCCGAGGAAACCAAAATCTTAAAATTTCCATCCAAGAGGCACCGATGGAACAAAAAGGTGTGTGGAGAGAACTCGCAGAGTACGGCACACGCCTGCTGATGTCACCAAGAAGCGCATCATTCCGATTCCGCAACACCCGCTCGCTCTCAATCCCATTGTACCGTCCTGACATAGGCAATGCATTAGGACAGACACGCAGTTACGGACCAATGGCTCCGGGACTTGATTTCGCATTCGGTTTTACAGGAGAGAATTTCATCAACAAGGCTCTCAACCGAGGATGGCTGATCACCGACGACGGACAGACATCACCCGCAAATTTCGCAAATACCCACGAACTGAACATCGAACTCACCCTCGAACCGATAAAAGGGCTCAGGATACTTCTCACCACCAACCGCACAGACAACCGCACACATTCCGTACAATTCATGTACGATGGGATGCCAACCACAATGGCTGGCTCATATACCAAGACCCATATGGCAATGCGTACTGCGCTTAAGCGGTTCAGCGCATCCAACGGATACCACTCCGAAACGTTCGACAAATTCCTAAGCAATATCCCTGTAATGGCCCGCAGATTCGAGGAGCAATACAGCGGTCTGAGCTATCCGACAGGAGGATTCATGCAGGACAACATCAATGCAGGAAACCCTTTCAATCCGGAGGTAGGGAAAGTCAGCCCAACATCGAGTGATGTATTGATCCCGGCATTTATTGCCGCTTACTCCGGAACTGATCCTATGAAACAATACCTCACCCCATTCCCATCATTCAGCGATGCCCTTCCCAACTGGCGTGTCACCTACGACGGACTCATCTATATAGGAAAGATGAAAGACATATTCAAATCCTTCACTCTCAATCATGCCTACCAATGCACCTACAGCGTAGGTTCCTACTCCTCATTCCTTAATTGGGCGGCGGCTCCAGGATCAGAGACTCTCGGCTACACGCTGGACGAGCTCACCGGCAAACCCATCCCATCCTCTCCATATAATATTTCATCTGTAGCAATCACCGAAAAATTCGCACCGCTCATAGGAGCCACAGCCACCCTCAGGAATGATATGACAATCTCTGCCGAATACCGCGATGCACGCACACTCACACTCAACTCTTCGGCAGGACAGGTGGTCGAAGCCAACCAAAGAGGCGTAACCATAGGACTTGGCTACAAGATAATAGGATTCAATACAGTACTGAAAATGAAAGGTTCCGGTCATGGCATATCTAATGATCTGACAATCAACGGAGACTTTTCATTCGCAGAGACACAGGCTCTGATACGCCGTATCGAGACGGCATACACACAAGCCACATCAGGCACACACACCATAAACATCAATCTCGCAGCCAACTACATAATGTCGAGACGACTCACTATAGGAGCATTCTTCGACCATCAGATCAACACCCCGATAGTATCCTCGACCTCCTACCCCACAACCAATACATCATTCGGCATAAACCTGAATATTTCCATAGCAAGATAA
- a CDS encoding MATE family efflux transporter, translating to MSTEDLGQKSIGRLLAQYSVPAIIASVATSLYNIVDSIFIGRGVGPMAIAGLAITFPLMNLVAAFCMMIAAGGATISSIFLGQKNYNRATDVVNNVLVLCLVHSAIIGGLTLLFLDPILYFFGATDETVVYAREFMEVILLGTPIAFVFIGLNNLMRATGYPKKAMISALISVVVNVILAPLFIFKLKWGIQGAALATVSGQFVAFIWVLAHFMSKKSSIHFRWKNRWLSRSIVKRIYAIGLSPFLMNVCACVVVIFINRALLDYGGDQGNLCVGAYGIINRTTMFFVMVVFGVTQGMQPILGYNMGAGHFQRVKSTLHTGIWIGVAITALGWMISEGLPDTISRMFTTDETLISLSREGFRIYFLVYPVVGCQIVIQNFFQSVGKPKLSIFLSLTRQLLFLIPFLILLPRIWGVDGVWASMAASDFLAFAVSLITLWWWMRHVMSKWEKIESKKQ from the coding sequence ATGTCAACCGAGGACCTCGGTCAAAAATCAATCGGCAGATTACTTGCTCAGTATTCCGTGCCGGCAATCATTGCGAGCGTAGCCACTTCTCTCTACAATATTGTCGACAGTATATTCATAGGTCGTGGAGTAGGTCCCATGGCTATAGCCGGACTCGCCATAACATTCCCGCTGATGAATCTTGTGGCGGCATTCTGTATGATGATAGCTGCCGGCGGAGCTACCATAAGCTCAATATTCCTCGGACAGAAAAACTATAACCGAGCCACCGATGTGGTCAACAATGTATTGGTCCTGTGTCTTGTACATTCAGCTATAATAGGAGGACTGACACTCCTTTTTCTTGACCCCATTCTCTACTTTTTCGGTGCCACCGACGAAACAGTGGTATATGCACGAGAATTTATGGAAGTGATTCTGTTGGGTACACCGATAGCTTTTGTGTTCATCGGACTCAACAATCTCATGCGTGCCACAGGCTATCCCAAGAAAGCCATGATTTCGGCTCTTATATCTGTGGTAGTGAATGTCATACTGGCTCCTCTGTTCATATTCAAACTGAAATGGGGGATACAAGGTGCCGCCTTGGCTACAGTATCCGGACAATTTGTTGCATTCATATGGGTGCTTGCTCACTTCATGTCAAAAAAATCCTCAATACATTTCAGATGGAAAAACAGATGGCTATCCCGCAGCATCGTCAAAAGGATCTATGCCATAGGTCTATCCCCATTTCTTATGAATGTATGTGCTTGTGTGGTTGTAATATTCATCAACAGGGCACTGCTTGATTACGGAGGCGACCAAGGCAATCTGTGTGTGGGTGCATACGGAATCATAAACCGCACCACTATGTTCTTTGTCATGGTAGTGTTCGGTGTGACTCAGGGCATGCAGCCCATCCTCGGATATAATATGGGAGCAGGACATTTCCAACGCGTAAAAAGCACACTCCACACCGGTATATGGATCGGTGTGGCCATAACGGCATTAGGATGGATGATAAGTGAAGGACTCCCTGACACCATAAGCCGTATGTTCACTACCGACGAGACCTTGATAAGCCTGTCACGTGAAGGGTTCAGAATATATTTCCTGGTATACCCTGTGGTGGGTTGTCAGATTGTGATACAGAACTTTTTCCAAAGTGTAGGCAAACCAAAACTGTCAATATTCCTCTCGCTCACACGTCAGCTGCTGTTCCTTATACCATTCCTCATACTGTTGCCTCGTATATGGGGAGTGGATGGTGTATGGGCTTCAATGGCAGCATCCGATTTCCTTGCATTCGCTGTATCGCTCATAACCCTATGGTGGTGGATGAGACATGTGATGAGCAAATGGGAGAAAATTGAAAGCAAAAAGCAATAA
- a CDS encoding NAD(P)/FAD-dependent oxidoreductase → MQETIELRVDPRTAAEDMLLRAAASTHMRIDANRIKHLRITKRSIDARQRRVMVNLSVKLWVDEEPENISLITPVNYTPVNGDRQAIVVGAGPAGLFAALRLIELGIRPIILERGKDVDSRRKDMARISRENIVDPDSNYCFGEGGAGAYSDGKLYTRSKKRGSVDKILNILAQHGASEDILVDAHPHIGTDRLPAVIKAIRNTIIDCGGEVHFSSRVTELIIENSEAKGVRTADGKAFFGPVILATGHSARDVYNMLMKQNITMEPKGLAIGVRLEHPQMLIDQLRYHSREGRGKYLPAAEYTMLTRVDGRGVYSFCMCPGGFIIPAASAEGQLVVNGMSPASRGTRWANSGMVVEILPEDIPDGNTPEETVLKMMHMQERIERTFWEEAGRTQNAPAQRMDDFVNSRPSADLPSTSYPPGIHPARIDRLLPKGIARRLQEGFKDFDKKNRGFLTHEAVLIGAETRTSSPVRIPRDNEALSHISIRGLYPCGEGAGYAGGIVSAAIDGDRVAEALAATI, encoded by the coding sequence ATGCAAGAAACAATAGAACTACGGGTGGACCCACGTACCGCAGCGGAAGATATGCTGCTGAGAGCTGCGGCATCCACTCATATGAGAATTGATGCCAACCGTATAAAGCATCTCAGAATCACGAAAAGATCGATCGACGCGCGCCAACGCCGCGTAATGGTCAACCTTTCTGTGAAATTATGGGTCGATGAAGAGCCTGAAAACATATCTCTCATAACCCCTGTAAACTATACCCCTGTCAACGGAGACCGACAGGCCATTGTTGTGGGAGCAGGCCCAGCCGGGCTCTTCGCCGCACTCCGTCTAATCGAACTCGGCATTCGCCCAATCATACTCGAACGAGGCAAAGATGTGGATTCACGCCGTAAGGATATGGCAAGAATCTCACGAGAGAATATAGTAGATCCAGACTCCAATTATTGCTTTGGAGAGGGAGGTGCAGGAGCATATTCCGATGGGAAATTATATACAAGAAGCAAGAAACGCGGATCTGTCGACAAAATACTCAACATACTCGCCCAGCATGGCGCATCCGAGGACATCCTTGTGGATGCACATCCGCATATAGGCACCGACCGGCTACCGGCTGTTATAAAAGCCATACGAAACACCATAATAGATTGTGGAGGAGAAGTACATTTCAGTTCACGTGTCACCGAACTTATTATCGAGAATTCGGAAGCCAAAGGTGTTAGGACTGCTGACGGCAAGGCATTTTTCGGACCTGTGATCCTTGCCACAGGACATTCCGCCCGAGATGTCTATAATATGCTCATGAAGCAGAATATCACAATGGAACCTAAAGGTCTCGCCATAGGAGTGAGGCTGGAGCATCCGCAGATGCTCATTGACCAATTGAGATACCACTCACGTGAAGGACGTGGCAAATATCTCCCAGCAGCCGAATATACCATGCTCACACGTGTTGACGGACGAGGTGTCTATTCATTCTGCATGTGCCCCGGCGGATTCATCATCCCTGCGGCAAGTGCTGAAGGCCAACTCGTAGTCAACGGTATGTCACCGGCGAGCCGAGGCACCCGCTGGGCTAATTCAGGAATGGTAGTAGAGATACTTCCCGAGGATATCCCTGACGGAAATACCCCTGAGGAGACAGTCCTCAAAATGATGCATATGCAGGAAAGAATTGAACGTACATTCTGGGAAGAGGCAGGGCGTACACAGAACGCTCCCGCTCAGAGGATGGACGATTTCGTGAATTCCCGTCCATCTGCCGATCTCCCTTCAACCTCCTATCCTCCAGGGATACATCCTGCACGCATTGACCGGCTGCTACCAAAAGGTATAGCCCGCAGGCTACAGGAAGGATTCAAGGATTTCGATAAAAAGAACCGCGGATTCCTCACCCATGAGGCTGTTCTGATAGGAGCCGAAACACGTACATCATCACCTGTGAGAATCCCACGTGACAACGAGGCACTTTCACATATCTCAATCCGGGGGCTTTACCCTTGCGGGGAGGGAGCCGGATATGCCGGAGGCATAGTCTCAGCAGCTATCGACGGCGACAGAGTAGCGGAAGCTCTCGCTGCAACAATCTGA